The window CCCCGTGGCGGGAAAAGTCGGCTTTCCGTACTTTGGCGAGCTAATCCTTGACTGCCTCCACCGGAGCGAAAACGCCATGACCCAGGCTCACGCCTTTAAGGCCGCCGAACTGTGCGTTAAGGCGCAGATGCTGGCGAATGCGCGCGGATGACGGAGTGCATATGAAAACACTGAATGCCGCCATCATTGGCTGCGGCGCCATTCATACCACGCACGTTGCGGCGCTGCGGCAGCTGCCCGGCGTGACGCTGCGGGCAATCGCGGAGAGCGATATCAACAAAGGGCAGCAGATAGCGGCGGAATACGGCTGCCATTTTTACCATGACTATCGCGAGATGCTGAGGGATGAGGCTATCGACGTGGTGCACATCTGCACGCCGCACTATCTGCATAAGCCGATGATCCTTGCCGCGCTGGCGGCAGGAAAAGAGGTTTTTTGCGAGAAACCGGCGGTAATGCGCGCGCCGGAGGTGGCGGAAATTGCCACCGCTCTTCTCCAGGCGAAGGGAACGCTGGGGATCTGCTACCAGAACAGGCTGAACCCGACCAGTCTGGCAATCAAACAGCAGCTACAGGAAGGGACGATCGGCAAAATGCGCGCCATGAAGGCGGTGCTGACCTGGTCGCGCGGCGGAAGCTACTACCGTGACAGCCCCTGGCGCGGCAAGTACGCCACCGAAGGCGGCTGCCTGCTGATCAACCAGGCCATTCACACCCTCGATCTGTTGCAGTGGTTCGGCGAGGGAGTGACGCGGGTGAAGGGCGTGGTCGACAGCAGCTGGCTTGCCGAAGAGATTGACGGCGAAGACAGCGCGATGGCGACCTTCGCCTTCGGCAACGGCGCGCGCGGTCTGTTTTACGCCAGCAATTGCCACACCGCTAACTCTCCGCTGCAGCTGGAAATAGACGGAGAAAAAGGCACGCTGCTGCTTGAAGGCAGCGAGCTGTGGCTGCTGCATGATGGCGCGCGGCGCAGGCTGGCGAGCGACGCCGCCCCGGACGGCAGCGGCAAAAGCTA is drawn from Citrobacter rodentium NBRC 105723 = DSM 16636 and contains these coding sequences:
- a CDS encoding Gfo/Idh/MocA family protein; amino-acid sequence: MKTLNAAIIGCGAIHTTHVAALRQLPGVTLRAIAESDINKGQQIAAEYGCHFYHDYREMLRDEAIDVVHICTPHYLHKPMILAALAAGKEVFCEKPAVMRAPEVAEIATALLQAKGTLGICYQNRLNPTSLAIKQQLQEGTIGKMRAMKAVLTWSRGGSYYRDSPWRGKYATEGGCLLINQAIHTLDLLQWFGEGVTRVKGVVDSSWLAEEIDGEDSAMATFAFGNGARGLFYASNCHTANSPLQLEIDGEKGTLLLEGSELWLLHDGARRRLASDAAPDGSGKSYWGVGHREAIRLFYDAVRHPAAGKVCDIHEAAKSLQIVDAIYRSSQLRQWIHMEE